TTCGGCGTTGCCGAAGCGCTGGGCCAGCCGGCGCGCGGCGTCGGCATGGGCCGCCTCGTACTCGATGCGGGTGTGGCGCACCGCGAATCCCGGCGCGTTCGACAGCCGCGTCACCCGCATCCCCGGCTCGTCGATCCGGCGCGACAGCGCCCGCGCCATGCCGGTCACGCCATTGCCGTTGCGGATTTCCAGGCGCGCCACTTCTTCATCGACCGGTAGCGCCACGGGCGACACGGACGGTGTGCGCCGCAATTCCAGCAGACCGTCCTGGCCGGCCACGATCCAGGCCTGGGCCCAGTCGGGCTGCGGCGGCAGTTGCAGCTGCGGCTTCGACAAGGCCTGGTCGAGCGTGGCGACGTCGGTCCTGCCGCCCGTCACCGCCGCGAAATCGGCGCGCAGGTCGTGGCCGCGCAGGGTCGCCGCCTGGCGCTGCATCTGGCGCGCACGGTCTTCCTGTCCCAGTGCAGCCAGGGCGTCGCCCAGCAACTGCCATGCACGCGGATTGAGCGGGTCGAGCAGGCAGGCCCCTTCGAGCACGGCCCGCGCCTCGTCGGCCTGGCCGTCGAGCAGCAGGGCCTGGCCCAGGTTGGCCAGCAGGTAGGCCTTGCCCGGCCCCGCATCCAGGCCGATGGTGGACGCCAGGTCGCGCCAGATGGCGATCGCGGGCGCCAGCGCCCCGTCCTCGGCATGCAGCGTCGCCAACCCGTTGCGCGCGCCGGCATGGTCGGGCGCGAGCATGAGCGCAGCATTGTAGGCGAGACGCGCGGCATCCGGCTGCGCCGCCAGGTGGTGGGCACGGCCTTCGAGATAGGCTTCCTCGGCCCGGGCGCCGCTGTCGTGGGCTGCGCGCCAGCCGAACGGCGAGCAGGCCATCAGGCCGGCGCACAGCAGCGCCAGCCGGGTCAGTTTGACGGTACGGTTCATGCAAGGCACTCCTTCGGGTTCAGCGGGCGAAGGGCAAGGCGCCCAGGGTGCGCGAGATCTGGATCGCCGCCGGCCCGAGCAACACCATCAGCAGGGTCGGGAAGATGCAGAAGATCAGCGGGAACAGCAGCTTGAGGCCGATCCTGGCGGCGGTTTCCTCGGCCATCACGCGCCGCTTGTGGCGCAGGTTGTCTGCATGCACGCGCAGCGAGTCGCCGACGCTGGTGCCGAAGCGCTCGGACTGGATCAGCATCGCCACCAGCGTGTCGACGTCGTCCACGCCCGAGCGCAGCGCGAAGTTACGTAGCGCCTTCTCCTTGCTGAAGCCCGCGCGCATCTCCATCAGCACCAGTTGCAGTTCTTGCGACAGCACCGCGCTCTTGATGTGGATTTCGGCGGCCACTTTCACCAGTGCCCGCTCCAGGCTCAGGCCGGCCTCGACGCACACGGTCAGCAGGTCGAGCGCGTCGGGGACGGTCTCGAAGATCTCACGCCGGCGCCGCTTGACCACGCGCTCGAGCACCGCGTTCGGCGCGTAGTAGCCGAAGGCGGCGCCGAGCAGCAGGATGCCCAGCACCTTGCCGCCATCCAGGCCGCGGCCATACAGCACCAGGAAGGGCGCACACAGGGCCGGTACCAGCAGCGCCAGCGCGGTCTTGGAGGCGAAATACAGGGTCGGCGCCGACGGATGGCGCCAGCCGGCATTCATGAAGCGGGTGCGCAGCGTGGACTTTTCCCAGCCTTCCTCGGGAATCGACAGCCTGGTGAGCGGACGGGCGACGCTGGCGACGCGCTCGATCCAGCGCACCCCAGGCTCGCGGCCGTCGCCCTGGCCCAGGAAGCGGCGCAGCCGTTCGCGCAGGGCCAGCGGCGCGAACAGGACCAGCGCGACCCAGGCCAGCAGGCAGACGACGACGAAGACGATCAACAGGAAAGCCAGTTGGGAAAAGGTCATGGCGGTCTCACACGCGGATACGGATGGTCTTGCGCAGCCACAGCACGCCGAACACGATCATGCCCAGGCCATACCACAGCAGGCGCACGCCGGACGGGTCCTTCCACAGCATGCTCACGTAAGCCGGGCTGCTGGCCAGCATCACGCCCATCACGCCGAACGGCAGCGCGCCCAGGATCCAGGCCGACATGCGGCCCTCGGCCGACAGCACGCGCACGTGCGCCACCAGCTTCAGGCGGGCGCGGATGATCTGGCTGATATTGCCCAGGATTTCGGCCAGGTTGCCGCCCGATTCGCGCTGGATCAGCACCGCGATGATCAGGTAGCGCAGGTCGGTCAGCGGGATGCGTTCGGCCAGGCCGTGCAGCGCTTCGTTCATCGGCACGCCGTAGTTGATTTCCTCGCGCGTGATGCGGAACTCGCCGGCCAGCGGCTCGGGCAGTTCGTTGCCGACGATTTGCAGCACATTGGTGAACGAGTGGCCGGCGCGCAGCGCGCGCGCGATGAAGTCGGCCGCCTCGGGCAACTGGTGCTCG
This portion of the Telluria beijingensis genome encodes:
- a CDS encoding LytR C-terminal domain-containing protein, which codes for MNRTVKLTRLALLCAGLMACSPFGWRAAHDSGARAEEAYLEGRAHHLAAQPDAARLAYNAALMLAPDHAGARNGLATLHAEDGALAPAIAIWRDLASTIGLDAGPGKAYLLANLGQALLLDGQADEARAVLEGACLLDPLNPRAWQLLGDALAALGQEDRARQMQRQAATLRGHDLRADFAAVTGGRTDVATLDQALSKPQLQLPPQPDWAQAWIVAGQDGLLELRRTPSVSPVALPVDEEVARLEIRNGNGVTGMARALSRRIDEPGMRVTRLSNAPGFAVRHTRIEYEAAHADAARRLAQRFGNAELREVDACAPADLRLVLGRDLAGQGGSQGAVLRYTRT
- a CDS encoding type II secretion system F family protein gives rise to the protein MTFSQLAFLLIVFVVVCLLAWVALVLFAPLALRERLRRFLGQGDGREPGVRWIERVASVARPLTRLSIPEEGWEKSTLRTRFMNAGWRHPSAPTLYFASKTALALLVPALCAPFLVLYGRGLDGGKVLGILLLGAAFGYYAPNAVLERVVKRRRREIFETVPDALDLLTVCVEAGLSLERALVKVAAEIHIKSAVLSQELQLVLMEMRAGFSKEKALRNFALRSGVDDVDTLVAMLIQSERFGTSVGDSLRVHADNLRHKRRVMAEETAARIGLKLLFPLIFCIFPTLLMVLLGPAAIQISRTLGALPFAR
- a CDS encoding type II secretion system F family protein translates to MDGLFYGFVVLVFAAVILAVEGFYLWWMSTHGAAARRIARRLQIMSGGLQGRSGERISILKQRRYSRFPALDRVLHGVKLAQRIDALLVQAGANWSVGQFLAGSLACLVAALVLTSGVVKAVEVPLPARLLACVGGLGLPWWLVHRMRMRRLVRIEHQLPEAADFIARALRAGHSFTNVLQIVGNELPEPLAGEFRITREEINYGVPMNEALHGLAERIPLTDLRYLIIAVLIQRESGGNLAEILGNISQIIRARLKLVAHVRVLSAEGRMSAWILGALPFGVMGVMLASSPAYVSMLWKDPSGVRLLWYGLGMIVFGVLWLRKTIRIRV